CGGTTTGAAGTCGCAAATGAATTTGTGTTGGAAACGAGTGCTGGATGGAAGTTCTTGATCACGCACGGCGACCTCTTTGACTGTGTTGAACTCAACGCTCAGTGGTTGTCCAAGGGGTCGACCGCTTTGTACGACGTTTGTTTGAGTTTGAACCGTTGGTATCACAAAATTTGGCAGCACCGAGATTGCAATCCTCACGGTCAGTGTGCGGTTTTAAAGGACCGCGTCAAACGTTGGATTCGCTTTGTGAGTGGCTTCGAAAACAAACTTCTGCACCACGCCAAAGAACAGGATTGCGACGGAGTGATCTGCGGACACATCCACACGCCCGACATCGTGACCGGCGATTCGATGTGGTACTGCAACACCGGTGACTGGATCGAGAACTGCACCGGGTTGGTGGAGCGTCACGATGGTCAATTGCATTTGGTCCGCCGCTATGACGAAGACCTGTTTCTTCGCCTTCCCTCTCAACGCGGGCCCCTTCGCCAAGAAATCCCAGTGAAAAAGGCAACCAGCCTGGACGAACGAGAACTCGTTGCGGCGAGCGCCGGAACGGCATCCCGTGTTTACGCGGCGTGATGCGTGACACACAACCAAACTCCAACTCTGATTGAAAGACAACTTCGCATGGTCGCAAATTGGCTTGGCAACAAGTGTTTCAAGGTCGTTCACCAAAAGAACCTTGTCTACAACACGTGCTGGGAGGACCCTCGCATTGATCGTCAAGCACTTTCGCTGGGGGCCGATGATTCGGTGCTGGTGATCACGTCCGCCGGTTGCAATGCTTTGGACTATGCGTTGCAGTCACCCCGTTCGGTGCACGCGGTGGATATGAACCCACTTCAGAACGCATTGCTGGAACTGAAGTGTGCCGCCATTCGCACACTGAACTACGATGACTTCTTTGATGTCTTTGGACGCGGATTTCATGCCGATTGGCAGTCGCTCTATCACAATCACATTCGCAGTTCGCTGACCGCGGAAGCACGTGGGATTTGGGACCGACGTCTGGACTTCTTTGATGGAACCTCTCGCCGGAAAAGCTTTTACTTTCGCGGCACCTCGGGATTGTTCGCTTGGTTGGTCAATGGCTATTTGAAGCGTCCGGCGGGATTGAAAGAAGCGATCGGCGAATTGCTGCAGGCGGAATCCGTCGATCGTCAACGCGAGGTCTATCAACAGCGGGATATCAACGGGTTGCTGTGGAGCAAACCACTTCGCTGGGCTCTGCGACGTGACACCACGCTTGCAATGCTGGGTGTGCCACGCAGCCAACGCAACCAATTGGACCGATGTTATCCTGGCGGGATTGGTGGCTTTATCCAGGACCGAATCGAAGCCGTTTTCAAAACGTTGCCGCTGCGTGACAACTA
This genomic interval from Rhodopirellula islandica contains the following:
- a CDS encoding DUF3419 family protein, which gives rise to MVANWLGNKCFKVVHQKNLVYNTCWEDPRIDRQALSLGADDSVLVITSAGCNALDYALQSPRSVHAVDMNPLQNALLELKCAAIRTLNYDDFFDVFGRGFHADWQSLYHNHIRSSLTAEARGIWDRRLDFFDGTSRRKSFYFRGTSGLFAWLVNGYLKRPAGLKEAIGELLQAESVDRQREVYQQRDINGLLWSKPLRWALRRDTTLAMLGVPRSQRNQLDRCYPGGIGGFIQDRIEAVFKTLPLRDNYFWRVYLTGSYTPDCCPEYLKEQNFERLKGGLVDRVHTHTNTVEGFLTGHDQPISRFVLLDHMDWLYDRHPELLVSEWQSILNRATSDARVLWRSAALAVDFVNPLMLQHEGSAVQLGDLLHYHDELATSLHARDRVHTYGSFYIADLFGRLSDDTAVTTEAVGATGVAA
- a CDS encoding UDP-2,3-diacylglucosamine diphosphatase, with amino-acid sequence MQRPAPTPVRTLLVSDVHLGSKHSRAEEFLAFLREFQPDSLYLVGDFIDGWKINTGWHWSNACDEIIAHLIRLAQQGTAIRYVAGNHDAFLRNPAFRAGCLATLPRFEVANEFVLETSAGWKFLITHGDLFDCVELNAQWLSKGSTALYDVCLSLNRWYHKIWQHRDCNPHGQCAVLKDRVKRWIRFVSGFENKLLHHAKEQDCDGVICGHIHTPDIVTGDSMWYCNTGDWIENCTGLVERHDGQLHLVRRYDEDLFLRLPSQRGPLRQEIPVKKATSLDERELVAASAGTASRVYAA